The sequence TCGGACTATCGTCAAGCTGCTCTACTGGGATCGTAATGGCTTTTGTCTCTGGCAAAAGCGCCTGGAGCGCCATGTGTTCCGCTGGCTGACTCGCGAGGCCGAAGTGCTGGCCATCGACTCCAGGCAGCTCGTCTGGCTGCTCGACGGCCTTGATCCCCTGGTCGTAAAAGGGCATTCTCGACTGGAGTATTCGACGATCTCTTAAGCAGTATTGCATTGATTAAATTGGACAATACTGGCATATAGCTTGGGCCGTGGATATCCTTTCCCTCCCTGATGACCCTGCCGCCCTTAAAGCTCTCATTGTCGACATGGCTGCGGACCATCAGACGCAGATAACCCAACTTGAGCAACGCATCCGGCTCCTGAAC comes from Desulfovibrio sp. TomC and encodes:
- the tnpB gene encoding IS66 family insertion sequence element accessory protein TnpB (TnpB, as the term is used for proteins encoded by IS66 family insertion elements, is considered an accessory protein, since TnpC, encoded by a neighboring gene, is a DDE family transposase.), with protein sequence TDMRKAIDGLSILVSQQLTLDPFAGHLFGFCNRSRTIVKLLYWDRNGFCLWQKRLERHVFRWLTREAEVLAIDSRQLVWLLDGLDPLVVKGHSRLEYSTIS